In Xiphophorus maculatus strain JP 163 A chromosome 18, X_maculatus-5.0-male, whole genome shotgun sequence, a single genomic region encodes these proteins:
- the foxl2 gene encoding forkhead box protein L2: MMATYQSPEEDQIALLIHDTNTSKEKERPKEEPDQEKAAEKPDPSQKPPYSYVALIAMAIRESSEKRLTLSGIYQYIISKFPFYEKNKKGWQNSIRHNLSLNECFIKVPREGGGERKGNYWTLDPACEDMFEKGNYRRRRRMKRPFRPPPAHFQPGKALFGGDGYGYLTPPKYLQSSFMNNSWSLGQPPTPMPYTSCQMAGGNVSPVNVKGLTAPSSYNPYSRVQSMALPSMVNSYNGMSHHHHPHHAQQLSPATAAPPPVSSSNGAGLQFACSRQPAELSMMHCSYWEHETKHSALHTRIDI; this comes from the coding sequence ATGATGGCCACTTACCAAAGTCCGGAGGAGGACCAGATAGCCTTATTGATCCATGACACGAACACGAGCAAGGAGAAGGAGCGACCCAAAGAGGAGCCGGACCAGGAAAAAGCCGCAGAAAAGCCCGATCCGTCCCAGAAACCGCCATACTCCTACGTCGCTCTCATCGCCATGGCCATCCGGGAGAGCTCAGAGAAGCGCCTCACTTTGTCCGGTATTTATCAGTATATCATCAGCAAGTTCCCATTCTACGAGAAGAACAAGAAAGGCTGGCAAAACAGCATCAGGCACAACCTGAGTCTCAACGAATGCTTCATCAAGGTTCCGCGGGAGGGCGGCGGCGAGAGGAAGGGGAACTATTGGACCCTGGACCCGGCCTGTGAGGACATGTTCGAGAAGGGGAACTACAGGAGACGGCGCAGGATGAAGCGGCCTTTCAGACCCCCGCCAGCCCACTTCCAGCCGGGGAAGGCCTTGTTCGGAGGGGACGGCTACGGCTACCTGACCCCACCCAAGTACCTGCAGTCCAGCTTCATGAACAACTCCTGGTCGTTAGGCCAGCCGCCCACCCCGATGCCCTACACGTCCTGTCAGATGGCCGGTGGCAACGTGAGTCCGGTGAACGTGAAGGGACTGACGGCCCCTTCGTCCTACAACCCCTACTCCCGGGTCCAGAGCATGGCGCTGCCCAGCATGGTAAACTCTTACAACGGCATGAGCCACCACCATCACCCCCACCACGCGCAGCAGCTGAGCCCGGCCACCGCAGCACCTCCTCCGGTCTCCTCCAGCAACGGGGCCGGCCTGCAGTTCGCCTGCTCCCGCCAGCCCGCGGAGCTCTCCATGATGCACTGCTCTTACTGGGAACACGAGACCAAACACTCGGCGTTACACACGAGGATTGATATTTAA